A DNA window from Camelina sativa cultivar DH55 chromosome 17, Cs, whole genome shotgun sequence contains the following coding sequences:
- the LOC104758897 gene encoding elongation factor 2: MVKFTADELRRIMDYKHNIRNMSVIAHVDHGKSTLTDSLVAAAGIIAQEVAGDVRMTDTRADEAERGITIKSTGISLYYEMTDASLKSFTGARDGNEYLINLIDSPGHVDFSSEVTAALRITDGALVVVDCIEGVCVQTETVLRQALGERIRPVLTVNKMDRCFLELQVDGEEAYQTFSRVIENANVIMATYEDPLLGDVQVYPEKGTVAFSAGLHGWAFTLTNFAKMYASKFGVDESKMMERLWGENFFDPATRKWTSKNTGTATCKRGFVQFCYEPIKQIIATCMNDQKDKLWPMLAKLGVQMKNDEKELLAKPLMKRVMQTWLPASTALLEMMIFHLPSPHTAQRYRVENLYEGPLDDKYANAIRNCDPNGPLMLYVSKMIPASDKGRFFAFGRVFAGRVATGMKVRIMGPNFVPGEKKDLYVKSVQRTVIWMGKRQETVDDVPCGNTVAMVGLDQFITKNATLTNENEVDAHPIRAMKFSVSPVVRVAVQCKVASDLPKLVEGLKRLAKSDPMVVCSMEESGQHIVAGAGELHIEICLKDLQDDFMGGAEIIKSDPVVSFRETVCDRSSRTVMSKSPNKHNRLYMEARPMEEGLAEAIDEGRIGPRDDPKTRSKILAEEFGWDKDLAKKIWAFGPETTGPNMVVDMCKGVQYLNEIKDSVVAGFQWASKEGPLCEENMRGICFEVCDVVLHSDAIHRGGGQVIPTARRVIYASQLTAKPRLLEPVYMVEIQAPEGALGGIYSVLNQKRGHVFEEMQRPGTPLYNIKAYLPVVESFGFSAQLRAATSGQAFPQCVFDHWEMMSSDPLEPGTQASVLVADTRKRKGLKEQMTPLSDFEDKL; the protein is encoded by the exons atg GTGAAGTTTACAGCTGATGAGCTCCGACGGATTATGGACTACAAACACAACATCCGTAATATGTCCGTTATTGCTCATGTTGACCACG GGAAATCCACTCTCACTGATTCCTTGGTTGCTGCTGCTGGTATCATTGCCCAAGAGGTTGCTGGTGATGTTCGTATGACTGATACCAGAGCTGATGAGGCAGAACGTGGTATCACTATCAAGTCCACTGGTATTTCTCTCTACTACGAGATGACTGATGCTTCTTTGAAGAGTTTCACTGGAGCCAGAGACGGAAACGAATACCTCATCAACCTTATCGATTCACCTGGACATGTTGACTTTTCTTCTGAGGTTACTGCTGCTCTCCGTATTACTGATGGTGCTCTTGTCGTGGTCGACTGCATTGAGGGTGTGTGTGTTCAGACTGAGACTGTTCTACGTCAGGCTCTTGGTGAGAGGATTCGACCTGTCTTGACTGTCAACAAAATGGACAGATGTTTCCTTGAGCTTCAAGTTGATGGTGAGGAGGCTTACCAGACTTTCTCGAGGGTCATTGAGAATGCAAACGTCATCATGGCTACGTACGAGGATCCTCTCCTTGGTGATGTTCAGGTTTATCCAGAGAAGGGTACTGTTGCGTTTTCTGCTGGTCTCCACGGTTGGGCGTTTACACTTACCAACTTTGCCAAGATGTATGCTTCCAAGTTCGGTGTTGATGAATCTAAGATGATGGAGAGACTCTGGGGTGAGAATTTCTTTGACCCTGCCACCAGGAAATGGACTAGCAAAAACACTGGTACCGCGACCTGCAAGCGTGGGTTTGTCCAGTTCTGCTATGAACCCATCAAGCAAATCATTGCCACTTGCATGAATGACCAGAAGGACAAGTTGTGGCCTATGTTGGCCAAGCTTGGTGTCCAGATGAAGAACGATGAGAAGGAACTGTTGGCTAAACCTTTGATGAAGCGTGTTATGCAGACGTGGCTCCCTGCAAGTACTGCACTACTTGAGATGATGATCTTTCATTTGCCATCTCCCCACACTGCCCAGAGGTACCGTGTTGAGAATCTGTATGAAGGTCCCCTTGATGATAAGTATGCAAATGCCATCAGGAACTGTGACCCCAATGGTCCTCTCATGCTGTACGTGTCTAAGATGATTCCTGCTTCTGACAAGGGTAGGTTCTTTGCCTTTGGTCGTGTCTTTGCTGGTAGGGTTGCTACTGGTATGAAGGTCAGAATCATGGGTCCCAACTTTGTTCCTGGTGAGAAGAAGGATCTGTATGTTAAGAGTGTTCAGAGGACTGTTATTTGGATGGGTAAGAGGCAAGAGACTGTGGACGATGTTCCTTGTGGTAACACTGTTGCTATGGTTGGGCTGGATCAGTTCATCACAAAGAATGCTACATTGACTAATGAGAATGAAGTTGATGCTCATCCCATTCGCGCCATGAAGTTTTCTGTGTCTCCTGTTGTTCGTGTCGCTGTTCAGTGTAAGGTTGCATCTGATCTTCCTAAGCTTGTTGAGGGTCTCAAGAGGCTGGCCAAGTCTGATCCTATGGTTGTGTGCTCAATGGAAGAGTCAGGGCAGCACATTGTCGCTGGTGCAGGAGAACTCCATATTGAGATTTGTTTGAAGGATCTCCAGGATGATTTCATGGGTGGTGCAGAAATTATCAAGTCAGACCCTGTGGTCTCTTTCCGTGAGACAGTATGCGATAGATCTTCACGCACGGTAATGAGTAAGTCTCCTAACAAGCACAACCGTCTGTACATGGAAGCAAGACCCATGGAGGAAGGTCTAGCTGAGGCTATTGATGAGGGACGTATTGGTCCAAGGGATGACCCTAAGACCAGGTCCAAGATCTTGGCGGAGGAGTTTGGATGGGACAAGGATCTTGCAAAGAAAATCTGGGCGTTTGGACCTGAAACCACAGGGCCTAACATGGTGGTTGATATGTGTAAGGGAGTTCAGTACCTTAATGAAATCAAGGACTCAGTGGTGGCTGGTTTCCAGTGGGCTTCCAAGGAAGGTCCTCTTTGCGAAGAGAACATGAGAGGCATCTGTTTTGAGGTTTGTGATGTGGTTCTTCACTCTGATGCGATCCACAGAGGAGGTGGTCAGGTCATCCCAACAGCCAGAAGAGTCATATACGCTTCCCAGCTCACAGCCAAGCCTAGACTTTTGGAGCCTGTATACATGGTTGAGATCCAGGCACCAGAGGGAGCTCTTGGAGGAATCTACAGCGTGCTGAATCAGAAGAGAGGACACGTCTTTGAGGAGATGCAGAGGCCAGGGACACCACTGTACAACATCAAGGCGTACCTGCCTGTTGTGGAGTCGTTTGGATTCTCGGCTCAGCTTAGGGCAGCAACCTCAGGACAGGCATTCCCGCAGTGTGTTTTTGATCATTGGGAAATGATGTCGTCTGACCCTCTTGAGCCAGGAACTCAGGCCTCAGTGCTTGTGGCTGATACCAGGAAGAGGAAGGGTTTGAAGGAACAGATGACTCCACTCTCTGATTTCGAAGACAAGCTTTAA